The proteins below come from a single Pseudomonadota bacterium genomic window:
- the gspD gene encoding type II secretion system secretin GspD — protein sequence MKRNPSGIGLILALAVFLFVGQAGFAAAAQTKPKGGAADGVEVDDNGAVPGTNVRPTPGVLRARDIKKKVPGAAASAQSAPGKTGSAAGKKGAGAASGGDPAGGSGGATGATPAGGSGGAIGDPTDPWGNVKDAGEMAIGIDYQKPKPGTRFAFNLVDADLIELIKIIGNITGKSFILGGKAPNIKATIYAPTKITAEEAYQAFLSVLQVNGLVVVPAGRYLKILPVGGSTQQNTPVLTGTAPARDQIVTQLYPLQNVAAEDLAPVLDRFKSQDGDITVYAPTNTLIITDYGTSIRRLLKFVALLDVPGTGEKIWIEPVNYASATELADRIMQIFDQAGGGSGKAAGASAAGTTTRPKKGKAAAAESGGVFGERDGETKISKIIPDERTNSLIIVASEHAYLRILELVKMLDVPIAGEGTLHVHKLQHADATELAKTLSNLSRQAGGSTAGRKKEGGKAAAPAAAAIGEGAALFEGEMQISADKATNSLVIVSSLRDYLSLKTVIEILDTMQRQVFVEAVIMEVSLDKNRDIGLGVHGGNTVGSGNDQSLVYGSSQTGDSSNSFSQVLSVPALTGLAAGVVGPEIDGSEDIVGVSVPAFGVALHALQTNSDVNVLSTPHILATDNIEASIQVGENVPVQQGMNASSLLGSLGGRTNTDSTSALTGLAALSGYGGLGSSIGRQNVGITLKVTPHINDDNQVRLEIDLEISEVKSIDPITGPTISKQNAVTTSVVADQQTIVIGGLITDNQVETTTKVPVLGDIPILGMLFRHKSSLTKKRNLLIFLTPYIVRSAEDFREIFSRKMAERREFIERYTAFEYHRYDPHLDWSRTNGAIAVVDQVIGQAQKDEELRQMSTGVPADGHNPKSPIELPPGMRIGEGVGEGDETSGAPSEPVEVMTPPGFVREQGRNVP from the coding sequence ATGAAACGAAATCCATCTGGAATCGGTCTCATCCTCGCCTTGGCCGTCTTCCTGTTCGTCGGGCAGGCGGGCTTCGCGGCGGCCGCGCAGACCAAGCCGAAGGGTGGTGCCGCGGACGGCGTGGAGGTCGACGACAACGGCGCCGTGCCGGGAACGAACGTCCGCCCGACGCCAGGCGTTCTGCGCGCCCGCGACATCAAGAAGAAGGTCCCCGGAGCCGCGGCGTCGGCCCAGTCGGCCCCCGGAAAGACCGGGAGCGCGGCCGGCAAGAAGGGTGCAGGCGCGGCGAGCGGAGGCGATCCGGCAGGGGGGTCCGGCGGCGCGACCGGCGCCACCCCGGCAGGAGGGTCCGGCGGCGCGATCGGCGATCCAACCGATCCCTGGGGCAACGTCAAAGACGCGGGCGAAATGGCCATCGGGATCGACTACCAGAAGCCGAAGCCCGGGACGCGGTTCGCGTTCAACCTCGTCGATGCGGATCTCATCGAGCTCATCAAGATCATCGGCAACATCACCGGGAAGAGCTTCATCCTCGGCGGCAAGGCGCCGAACATCAAGGCGACGATCTACGCGCCGACGAAGATCACGGCCGAGGAAGCCTACCAGGCGTTCCTCAGCGTGCTCCAGGTCAACGGCCTCGTCGTCGTGCCGGCCGGGCGCTACCTCAAGATCCTTCCCGTGGGCGGCTCGACGCAGCAGAACACGCCGGTCCTCACCGGAACCGCTCCGGCGCGCGACCAGATCGTCACGCAGTTGTACCCGCTCCAGAACGTCGCCGCCGAGGATCTCGCCCCGGTGCTCGACCGGTTCAAGTCGCAGGACGGCGACATCACGGTATACGCGCCGACCAATACGCTCATCATCACGGACTACGGCACGTCCATCCGCAGGCTGCTCAAGTTCGTCGCGCTCCTCGACGTGCCCGGCACGGGCGAGAAGATCTGGATCGAGCCGGTCAACTATGCGTCGGCGACCGAGCTCGCCGATAGGATCATGCAGATCTTCGATCAGGCGGGCGGTGGTTCCGGCAAGGCGGCCGGCGCGTCTGCGGCAGGCACGACGACTCGCCCGAAGAAAGGCAAGGCCGCGGCGGCGGAAAGCGGCGGCGTCTTCGGAGAGCGCGACGGCGAAACCAAGATCTCCAAGATCATTCCCGACGAGAGGACGAACTCGCTCATCATCGTCGCGTCGGAGCACGCCTACCTGCGCATCCTCGAGCTCGTGAAGATGCTCGACGTCCCGATCGCGGGCGAGGGCACGCTGCACGTCCACAAGCTCCAGCACGCGGACGCCACCGAGCTCGCCAAGACGCTGAGCAACCTGTCGCGCCAAGCGGGCGGCTCCACTGCGGGGCGCAAGAAGGAGGGCGGCAAGGCCGCGGCGCCGGCGGCGGCGGCGATCGGCGAAGGCGCGGCGCTGTTCGAGGGCGAGATGCAGATCTCGGCCGACAAGGCGACGAACTCTCTCGTCATCGTTTCGTCGCTTCGGGACTACCTGAGCCTGAAAACAGTCATCGAGATCCTCGACACGATGCAGCGCCAAGTGTTCGTTGAAGCCGTAATCATGGAGGTTAGCCTCGACAAGAACCGAGACATCGGGCTCGGTGTGCACGGCGGCAATACAGTCGGTTCGGGCAACGACCAGTCGCTGGTTTACGGTTCGTCCCAGACCGGCGATTCGTCCAACTCTTTCTCACAGGTGCTGAGCGTGCCAGCGCTGACCGGCCTCGCCGCGGGGGTCGTCGGTCCGGAGATCGACGGCTCGGAGGACATCGTCGGCGTGTCGGTGCCGGCGTTCGGCGTCGCCCTGCACGCGCTTCAGACGAACTCGGATGTCAACGTCCTCTCCACGCCGCACATCCTCGCGACGGACAACATCGAGGCGTCGATCCAGGTCGGCGAGAACGTCCCGGTCCAGCAGGGAATGAACGCGTCGTCGCTCCTGGGCTCCTTGGGCGGCCGAACGAACACCGACTCGACCAGCGCGTTGACCGGGCTCGCCGCGCTCAGCGGTTACGGCGGGCTCGGCAGCTCCATCGGCCGGCAGAACGTCGGCATCACGCTCAAGGTGACGCCACACATCAACGACGACAACCAGGTGCGACTCGAGATCGATCTCGAAATCAGTGAGGTGAAATCGATCGATCCGATCACGGGCCCTACGATCTCCAAGCAGAACGCGGTCACGACATCGGTTGTGGCGGATCAACAGACAATCGTCATCGGCGGCCTCATCACGGACAACCAGGTCGAGACGACCACGAAGGTCCCGGTGCTCGGCGACATCCCGATCCTGGGGATGCTTTTCCGGCACAAGAGCAGCCTGACGAAGAAGCGCAACCTCCTCATCTTCCTGACGCCGTACATCGTGCGAAGCGCGGAGGACTTCAGGGAGATCTTCAGCCGCAAGATGGCCGAGCGGCGGGAGTTCATCGAAAGGTACACCGCGTTCGAGTACCACAGGTACGATCCGCATCTCGACTGGTCGCGGACGAACGGCGCCATCGCCGTGGTCGATCAGGTGATTGGCCAGGCCCAGAAGGACGAGGAGCTGCGGCAGATGAGCACCGGCGTCCC